From Chaetodon auriga isolate fChaAug3 chromosome 10, fChaAug3.hap1, whole genome shotgun sequence, a single genomic window includes:
- the LOC143326979 gene encoding rho-related GTP-binding protein Rho6-like, which produces MKERRLTQPFVARCKLVLVGDVQCGKTAMLQVLAKDCYPETYVPTVFENYTACLELEDQRVELSLWDTSGSPYYDNVRPLCYSDSDAVLLCFDISRPDIVDSALKKWKAEIQDFCPSTRILLIGCKTDLRTDVCTRMELSNQKQTPISHEQGSSMAKQLGAEAYLECSAFTSEKSIHSVFRTAALACMNKLQPANKPSPVRRLSKRLLHLPSKTELLSSTFSKDKSKSCSIM; this is translated from the exons ATGAAGGAAAGAAGACTCACGCAGCCGTTTGTAGCGCGGTGTAAACTCGTGCTGGTCGGGGACGTCCAATGCGGTAAAACAGCGATGTTACAAGTCTTAGCCAAGGACTGCTATCCAGAG ACTTACGTCCCCACTGTGTTTGAGAACTACACGGCCTGTCTGGAGCTTGAAGACCAGCGTGTCGAGCTCAGCCTTTGGGACACATCAG ggTCTCCATACTACGACAACGTCAGACCCCTCTGCTACAGCGACTCAGATGCAGTGCTCTTATGCTTTGACATCAGCCGACCAGACATAGTAGACAGTGCACTGAAGAAG TGGAAAGCAGAGATCCAGGACTTCTGTCCCAGCACACGGATCCTGCTAATAGGCTGCAAGACAGACCTGCGCACAGACGTATGCACGCGCATGGAGCTGTCCAATCAGAAGCAGACTCCCATCTCCCATGAGCAG GGTTCGTCCATGGCCAAGCAGCTTGGAGCAGAGGCTTACCTGGAGTGCTCAGCCTTCACATCAGAGAAGAGCATCCACAGTGTCTTCCGTACTGCGGCTCTGGCCTGCATGAACAAACTCCAGCCTGCCAATAAACCCAGCCCCGTCCGCCGCCTCTCCAAGAGACTCCTACACCTGCCCAGCAAGACagagctcctctcctccaccttcagcaAGGACAAGTCCAAGAGCTGCTCCATCATGTGA
- the prim1 gene encoding DNA primase small subunit isoform X1, with amino-acid sequence MPSSDYDSACLPDLLPLYYRRLFPFSQYYRWLNYGGVQKNYFQNREFSFTLKDDIYVRYQSFSTLSELEKEMQKMNPYKIDIGAIYSHRPNQHNTVKSGTFQALEKELVFDIDMTDYDDVRSCCSAADICSKCWTLMTIAIRILDRALRDDFGFQHLLWVYSGRRGVHCWVCDEAARKLSVAARSAVAEYLSLVKGGEETVKKVVLTDPIHPFIRESLTVVEQYFPRYALQEQGILSHKESVDKVLALVPEDVRKELQKDFQNEKKPETRWKLIKEQAIRKQGTAKKGQYFEKEIMLQYCYPRLDVNVSKGVNHLLKSPFSVHPKTGRISVPIDVKELDSFDPFAVPTISLICEELDRPRTGEEEEKSEDIKDKENDKDTTERRKIRDYKRTSLAKYVKSLDQFVDGLARSWKGDLLKKSDLQKEF; translated from the exons ATGCCGTCCTCAGATTATGACTCGGCCTGTCTGCCGGATTTATTACCGCTGTACTACCGACGGCTGTTCCCCTTCTCCCAGTACTACCGCTGGCTAAACTATGGAGGAG TGCAGAAGAACTACTTTCAGAATCGAGAGTTCTCCTTCACCCTCAAAGATGACATCTATGTCCGCTACCAGTCATTCAGCACACTGAGCGAGCTggagaaagaaatgcagaagaTGAACCCTTACAAGATTGACATTGGAGCAATATACAGTCACCGG CCCAatcaacacaacacagtcaagtCAGGGACCTTCCAGGCCCTTGAGAAGGAGCTGGTGTTTGATATCGACATGACTGATTATGATGAtgtcagaagctgctgcag TGCCGCAGACATTTGCTCCAAGTGTTGGACCCTGATGACCATTGCTATTCGCATCCTGGATAGAGCTCTTCGAG ACGACTTCGGGTTCCAGCACCTGCTGTGGGTTTACTCTGGCAGAAGAGGAGTGCACTGCTGGGTGTGTGATGAAGCTGCCAGGAAGCTCTCTGTGGCAGCACGCTCTGCAGTTGCAGAATATCTCAGCCTGGTTAAG GGAGGTGAAGAGACCGTGAAGAAAGTTGTGCTGACAGATCcaattcatccattcatcag AGAGTCTTTGACAGTGGTGGAGCAATACTTTCCCCGGTACGCATTACAGGAACAGGGCATACTCAGCCACAAGGAGTCTGTCGACAAAGTGCTTGCACTCGTGCCTGAAG ATGTAAGAAAAGAATTACAGAAGGACTTCCAGAACGAAAAGAAACCCGAGACCCGCTGGAAACTGATCAAGGAACAAGCCATTCGGAAACAG GGCACTGCCAAAAAGGGCCAGTACTTTGAGAAAGAAATCATGCTGCAGTATTGTTACCCACGGCTTGATGTGAATGTCAGTAAAGGTGTGAACCACTTGCTGAAGAGCCCCTTCAGTGTTCATCCCAAAACAG GACGCATTTCGGTTCCCATTGACGTCAAAGAATTAGACTCGTTTGATCCTTTCGCTGTTCCAACAATCAG CCTGATCTGTGAGGAGCTGGATCGACCCAGGACAGGCGAAGAGgaagagaagtcagaggacatCAAGGACAAGGAAAACGACAAGGATACAACAGAGAGACGAAAGATAAGAG ATTACAAAAGAACAAGTCTGGCGAAGTACGTGAAATCCTTGGATCAGTTTGTGGATGGATTGGCTCGTTCATGGAAAGGAGACCTTCTCAAAAAAAGTG atcTTCAGAAGGAATTCTGA
- the prim1 gene encoding DNA primase small subunit isoform X2, producing the protein MEEKNYFQNREFSFTLKDDIYVRYQSFSTLSELEKEMQKMNPYKIDIGAIYSHRPNQHNTVKSGTFQALEKELVFDIDMTDYDDVRSCCSAADICSKCWTLMTIAIRILDRALRDDFGFQHLLWVYSGRRGVHCWVCDEAARKLSVAARSAVAEYLSLVKGGEETVKKVVLTDPIHPFIRESLTVVEQYFPRYALQEQGILSHKESVDKVLALVPEDVRKELQKDFQNEKKPETRWKLIKEQAIRKQGTAKKGQYFEKEIMLQYCYPRLDVNVSKGVNHLLKSPFSVHPKTGRISVPIDVKELDSFDPFAVPTISLICEELDRPRTGEEEEKSEDIKDKENDKDTTERRKIRDYKRTSLAKYVKSLDQFVDGLARSWKGDLLKKSDLQKEF; encoded by the exons ATGGAGGAG AAGAACTACTTTCAGAATCGAGAGTTCTCCTTCACCCTCAAAGATGACATCTATGTCCGCTACCAGTCATTCAGCACACTGAGCGAGCTggagaaagaaatgcagaagaTGAACCCTTACAAGATTGACATTGGAGCAATATACAGTCACCGG CCCAatcaacacaacacagtcaagtCAGGGACCTTCCAGGCCCTTGAGAAGGAGCTGGTGTTTGATATCGACATGACTGATTATGATGAtgtcagaagctgctgcag TGCCGCAGACATTTGCTCCAAGTGTTGGACCCTGATGACCATTGCTATTCGCATCCTGGATAGAGCTCTTCGAG ACGACTTCGGGTTCCAGCACCTGCTGTGGGTTTACTCTGGCAGAAGAGGAGTGCACTGCTGGGTGTGTGATGAAGCTGCCAGGAAGCTCTCTGTGGCAGCACGCTCTGCAGTTGCAGAATATCTCAGCCTGGTTAAG GGAGGTGAAGAGACCGTGAAGAAAGTTGTGCTGACAGATCcaattcatccattcatcag AGAGTCTTTGACAGTGGTGGAGCAATACTTTCCCCGGTACGCATTACAGGAACAGGGCATACTCAGCCACAAGGAGTCTGTCGACAAAGTGCTTGCACTCGTGCCTGAAG ATGTAAGAAAAGAATTACAGAAGGACTTCCAGAACGAAAAGAAACCCGAGACCCGCTGGAAACTGATCAAGGAACAAGCCATTCGGAAACAG GGCACTGCCAAAAAGGGCCAGTACTTTGAGAAAGAAATCATGCTGCAGTATTGTTACCCACGGCTTGATGTGAATGTCAGTAAAGGTGTGAACCACTTGCTGAAGAGCCCCTTCAGTGTTCATCCCAAAACAG GACGCATTTCGGTTCCCATTGACGTCAAAGAATTAGACTCGTTTGATCCTTTCGCTGTTCCAACAATCAG CCTGATCTGTGAGGAGCTGGATCGACCCAGGACAGGCGAAGAGgaagagaagtcagaggacatCAAGGACAAGGAAAACGACAAGGATACAACAGAGAGACGAAAGATAAGAG ATTACAAAAGAACAAGTCTGGCGAAGTACGTGAAATCCTTGGATCAGTTTGTGGATGGATTGGCTCGTTCATGGAAAGGAGACCTTCTCAAAAAAAGTG atcTTCAGAAGGAATTCTGA
- the LOC143326847 gene encoding nascent polypeptide-associated complex subunit alpha: MPGEATETVPVTEQEMQQPQVETGSGTESDSDDSVPELEEQDSAQTQTQQAQLAAAAEIDEEPVSKAKQSRSEKKARKAMSKLGLRQVTGVTRVTIRKSKNILFVITKPDVYKSPASDTYIVFGEAKIEDLSQQAQLAAAEKFKVQGEAVSNIQENTQTPTVQEESEEEEVDETGVEVKDIELVMSQANVSRAKAVRALKNNNNDIVNAIMELTM; the protein is encoded by the exons ATGCCTGGTGAAGCCACAGAAACGGTCCCAGTCACCGAGCAGGAGATGCAGCAGCCTCAAGTGGAGACTG GATCCGGCACTGAGTCGGACAGTGATGACTCAGTCCCTGAGCTGGAGGAACAGGACTccgcacagacacagacacagcaagcTCAG CTTGCCGCAGCTGCTGAAATAGACGAAGAACCTGTCAGCAAAGCCAAACAGAGCCGCAGTGAAAAGAAGGCACGAAAG GCGATGTCAAAGCTTGGTCTCAGGCAGGTAACAGGGGTCACCAGGGTCACCATTCGCAAGTCAAAGAACATCTTGTTTGTCATTACCAAGCCAGACGTCTACAAGAGCCCCGCATCAGACACATACATCGTCTTCGGTGAAGCTAAG ATCGAAGATCTTTCCCAGCAAGCCCAGctggctgctgcagaaaaaTTCAAGGTACAGGGAGAAGCTGTATCAAACAtccaggaaaacacacagacgccAACAGTACAGGAGGAAAGCGAAGAAGAAGAG GTTGATGAGACCGGAGTTGAGGTCAAGGACATCGAACTCGTCATGTCACAAGCCAACGTGTCGCGAGCGAAGGCTGTACGCgccctgaaaaacaacaacaacgacattGTCAATGCCATTATG GAATTGACAATGTAA
- the LOC143326845 gene encoding uncharacterized protein LOC143326845, translated as MSLPLVIPVAFPLSAAEVLNSSAPPELTVPTVSKAIPLENPPETSGPAQEIGGPEEASAQTNSEQPNGVAATQEMTKQTEEIGLVTTPVSVQEAAANPAGDSADLPVPEESVPSAETPIASSEGPQVDKEASPTKGAQSQKSVVAAEESAHQEVEQNSVEARASGDEPRLVAEKILDDPKPSAPEDIGVYSEVGKATDSPETAVADSRNLCQEAVKEEVSPGDVNVNVAPQNENPDKEEPIPLVSKAIQSKGNSKCEGPPLSTHHLSATPPASASSQQPQAASGPAKTKGKNAKSMQGSSAPKAVPGRRKRSSMSASSSSPTSPKSTPSSTPLSPVPSPLASTPGSSSANEANRFTPKVVKAGKQGKAKKGEAFVPVSAPEECKVTAANEKPAEANFNQTVAEAKPAPVEPSKPSPAAAKPIATPPAFKVTSKPAVAAPVSFLDALASSPPKSVEAKTASSKSAPAAADDELPPLIPPEKPIKMPAFIPSVEKECAKLPLNHQNYDIAPVEVTKVASKTKTDKVVAEASAAAVEAAKPAPTEAPKPVSDAKSAPVKAAKPAAEAKPAPVKATKSAPEAKPTPVKAAKPTAEAKPAPIETKPAAEAKAAPVKAAKPAAETKAAPVKAAKPASEAKPTTVEAAKPAAEAKPTSVEAAKPAAEAKLAAPVEGAKPAAEAKPAPVKAAKPAAEAKPAPAKAAKPAAEAKPAPVKASKPAAEAKPAVVEAAKPAAEAKPAPVKDSKPAAGAKPAVVEASKPATEAKSAVKAAKPAAEAKPAVVEATKPAAEAKPAPVEAVKQAAEAKPAPVKAAKPAVEAKHAPVKAAKPAAEAKPAPKVTKPDAEVKTTPVEVAKPAAEPKQGATQVTKPAPVKGAKPVIEAELVEGKMAPAEVAKPSKPAAESPSAPLKPALVEPTVPAPAPRKLTFAEAVAAPAPVKPEVNGTTPSEPVSSPKPAPTPTKIPAKVEPVIKNDKGIFFFLSFCLYLFFQLSAFWNCLDMSFRSHGYEVHQLYNFHDATSLLTWVLLSVLLLYSVSHMQLIYVIV; from the exons ATGTCCCTTCCCCTTGTTATTCCTGTTGCTTTTCCTTTATCAGCTGCAGAAGTATTGAATTCCTCTGCCCCTCCTGAGCTGACTGTTCCTACAGTCAGCAAGGCAATCCCTCTGGAGAATCCTCCAGAAACCTCTGGTCCTGCTCAAGAGATAGGTGGTCCAGAAGAAGCTAGCGCTCAGACTAATAGTGAGCAACCCAATGGTGTAGCTGCAACTCAAGAAATGACCAAGCAAACTGAAGAGATTGGGTTGGTGACTACACCTGTCTCAGTGCAAGAGGCAGCTGCTAACCCAGCAGGGGATTCAGCTGACTTGCCAGTTCCTGAGGAGTCTGTGCCTTCTGCTGAAACTCCCATTGCATCTTCAGAAGGCCCACAAGTTGATAAAGAAGCATCGCCAACTAAAGGGGCACAAAGTCAGAAGTcagttgttgctgctgaagaATCAGCCCATCAAGAGGTTGAGCAGAATTCTGTTGAAGCAAGGGCCTCTGGAGATGAGCCCAGACTAGTCGCAGAAAAAATTCTTGATGATCCCAAACCATCTGCACCTGAAGACATCGGTGTGTATAGTGAAGTTGGGAAGGCAACTGATTCCCCAGAGACTGCAGTAGCAGACTCGAGGAATCTTTGCCAGGAGGCAGTTAAAGAAGAAGTATCGCCTGGTGATGTGAATGTCAATGTGGCTCCTCAAAATGAAAATCCTGACAAGGAAGAACCTATTCCACTTGTCTCGAAGGCCATTCAGTCAAAGGGGAACTCCAAATGTGAAGGCCCTCCTCTTTCCACACACCACCTGTCAG CCACACCTCCTGCCTCAGCTTCCTCCCAGCAACCTCAGGCAGCTTCTGGCCCTGCAAAGACCAAAGGCAAAAATGCCAAGAGTATGCAGGGTTCCTCTGCCCCAAAGGCTGTCCCTGGCAGAAGAAAACGATCCTCTatgtctgcctcttcctcttctcccacCTCGCCAAAATCTACTCCTTCCTCTACCCCCTTGTCCCCCGTGCCATCTCCGCTAGCTTCCACACCTGGCAGCTCGTCTGCAAATGAGGCGAACCGATTCACCCCAAAAGTTGTCAAGGCTGGCAAACAAGGAAAAGCTAAGAAAGGAGAGGCATTTGTGCCTGTCTCTGCCCCTGAGGAGTGCAAGGTTacagcagcaaatgaaaagcCAGCAGAGGCTAACTTCAATCAAACTGTAGCAGAAGCTAAACCTGCCCCAGTTGAGCCAAGCAAACCCTCACCAGCCGCTGCAAAGCCTATTGCAACCCCACCTGCTTTTAAAGTTACCTCAAAGCCTGCGGTAGCAGCTCCAGTTTCATTTTTAGATGCTCTTGCTTCTAGTCCTCCCAAATCAGTTGAAGCTAAGACAGCATCATCAAaatctgctcctgcagctgctgatgatgaGCTTCCCCCACTTATCCCACCTGAGAAGCCAATTAAAATGCCAGCATTCATACCCTCTGTTGAGAAAGAGTGTGCAAAACTTCCTCTAAATCATCAGAATTATGATATTGCCCCTGTAGAAGTTACTAAGGTAGCatccaaaacaaagacagataaAGTGGTTGCTGaagcctcagctgcagctgttgaggCTGCCAAACCAGCCCCCACTGAAGCTCCTAAACCAGTTTCTGATGCCAAATCTGCTCCTGTTAAAGCTGCCAAGCCAGCTGCTGAGGCCAAACCTGCTCCTGTTAAGGCTACTAAATCAGCTCCTGAAGCCAAACCCACTCCTGTTAAGGCTGCTAAGCCAACTGCTGAGGCCAAACCTGCCCCTATCGAGACTAAGCCAGCTGCTGAGGCCAAAGCTGCTCCTGTTAAGGCTGCCAAGCCAGCTGCTGAGACCAAAGCTGCTCCTGTTAAGGCTGCCAAGCCAGCTTCTGAGGCCAAACCCACTACTGTCGAGGCTGCCAAGCCAGCTGCTGAGGCCAAACCCACCTCTGTCGAGGCTGCTAAGCCAGCTGCTGAGGCTAAACTCGCCGCCCCTGTCGAGGGTGCCAAGCCTGCTGCTGAGGCCAAACCCGCTCCTGTTAAGGCTGCTAAGCCAGCTGCTGAGGCCAAACCCGCTCCTGCTAAGGCTGCTAAGCCAGCTGCTGAGGCCAAACCCGCTCCTGTTAAGGCTTCAAAGCCAGCTGCTGAGGCCAAACCTGCCGTTGTTGAGGCTGCTAAGCCAGCTGCTGAGGCCAAACCTGCTCCTGTTAAGGATTCAAAGCCAGCTGCTGGGGCCAAACCTGCTGTTGTTGAGGCTTCTAAGCCAGCTACTGAGGCCAAATCTGCCGTTAAGGCTGCCAAGCCAGCTGCTGAGGCCAAACCTGCTGTTGTGGAGGCTACTAAGCCAGCTGCAGAGGCCAAACCTGCCCCTGTGGAGGCTGTTAAGCAAGCTGCTGAGGCCAAACCTGCCCCTGTCAAGGCTGCTAAGCCAGCTGTTGAGGCTAAACATGCTCCTGTTAAGGCTGCTAAACCAGCTGCTGAGGCTAAACCTGCTCCTAAGGTCACAAAGCCAGATGCAGAAGTCAAGACTACCCCTGTTGAGGTTGCTAAGCCAGCTGCAGAACCTAAACAAGGTGCCACTCAGGTTACCAAGCCAGCCCCTGTGAAGGGTGCTAAGCCGGTTATTGAAGCTGAATTGGTTGAGGGTAAGATGGCACCTGCTGAGGTTGCCAAGCCTTCCAAACCAGCAGCTGAGTCTCCATCTGCTCCCTTAAAACCTGCTCTAGTTGAGCCCACTGTTCCTGCCCCTGCTCCCCGTAAACTCACATTTGCTGAGGCAGTTGCAGCCCCCGCCCCTGTTAAACCTGAGGTAAATGGTACCACTCCTTCTGAACCTGTCTCATCACCAAAACCTGCCCCCACACCTACTAAAATCCCAGCCAAGGTGGAGCCTGTGATCAAGAACGACAAGggtattttcttctttctctctttttgtctttaccTGTTTTTCCAACTGTCAGCGTTCTGGAACTGCTTAGATATGTCGTTCAGAAGCCATGGTTATGAAGTACATCAGCTGTACAACTTCCATGATGCTACCTCGTTGTTGACTTGGgtgcttctgtcagtgctgtTGTTGTATTCTGTCAGCCATATGCAGTTAATTTATGTGATCGTGTGA
- the LOC143327340 gene encoding prostaglandin E synthase 3-like: MHPATAKWYDRRDSVFIEFCVADSKDVKVNFDKTKCGFSCLGGTDNVKHENEIDLFEAIDENESKHKRTDRSVLCYLRKAQPGKAWPRLTKEKAKPSWLSVDFNNWKDWEDESDDENGHFDQFSDMMNNMGGDEDDLPDLDGADDDESADSDDEKMPDLE; encoded by the exons AT GCATCCAGCAACTGCTAAGTGGTACGATAGGAGGGACTCCGTTTTTATAGAGTTCTGTGTAGCGGACAGCAAAGATGTTAAAGTCAATTTTGATAAAACAAAGTGTGGTTTCAG ttGTCTTGGAGGAACTGACAATGTCAAACACGAGAATGAAATAGACCTTTTTGAAGCCATTGATGAAAAT GAATCCAAACATAAACGCACAGATCGCTCAGTGTTGTGCTATTTACGAAAAGCACAGCCAGGGAAGGCGTGGCCAAGGCTAACGAAAGAGAAGGCTAAG CCAAGTTGGCTCAGCGTCGACTTCAACAACTGGAAAGACTGGGAGGACGAGTCAGATGACGAGAATGGCCACTTCGATCAGTTCTCAGAT ATGATGAACAACATGGGAGGGGATGAGGATGACCTACCTGATCTAGATGGTGCAGATGAT GATGAGTCTGCGGATAGCGATGATGAGA AAATGCCAGATTTGGAATAG